A single genomic interval of uncultured Desulfobacter sp. harbors:
- a CDS encoding NADP-dependent malic enzyme, giving the protein MVKFTDPLEYHRSGRKGKIEVITTKPCATSRDLSLAYSPGVAKPCLEIKKEPGMAYEYTTKGNLVAVVSNGTAVLGLGNIGALAGKPVMEGKGVLFKSFADIDVFDIELNTEDPDELIRTVQLLEPTFGGINLEDIKGPECFYIEEELQKTMNIPVFHDDQHGTAIIAAAGMINALELVEKKIEDVKIVFNGAGAAGIACANLLISMGINKNNLVLCDSKGVIYKGRTVGMNPYKERLALETDARTLEDAMKGADIFFGVSVKGALTTDMLRTMAKDPIVFAMANPDPEITPSDAKAVRGDVIIGTGRSDYNNQVNNVLCFPFLFRGALDTHASAINEEMKLAAVHALAQLAKEDVPDSVRRAYCNNEIKFGREYLLPKPFDPRVLLHIAPAVAQAAMDSGVARKPILDMEKYVEHLEALQGRSKEIMRTIINKAKAAPKRVVFPEGNEDKVLRSVQVLLDEKIATPILIGDEKVIREKAKALNIDLRDTEIINPRKSEKLDIYAEILFTKRQRKGMTRYDARRRLREDRNYFGAVMVDQGDADALLSGINAHYPDVILPALEVIGKKEGLSKVHGLYMMVFKKKVVFCADTTVTIEPTAEELAETAILAAEQAQHFDITPRVAMLSFSNFGSVQHPLTLKVKKATALVKEWAPELTVDGEIQANVALDPEIVKNQYPFSNLKGDANIFIFPDLQSGNITYKMLAKLGSAVAVGPILMGMKKPIHVLQRADDVSDIVNMAAVAVNEAQMNALE; this is encoded by the coding sequence ATGGTAAAATTTACTGATCCTCTGGAATATCACCGGAGTGGCCGTAAAGGTAAAATTGAGGTTATCACCACCAAACCATGTGCAACAAGCAGGGATCTGTCTCTTGCTTACAGTCCGGGAGTGGCCAAACCCTGTTTGGAAATTAAAAAAGAACCGGGAATGGCCTATGAGTATACCACCAAGGGGAATCTTGTGGCTGTTGTTTCCAACGGTACGGCAGTACTCGGTCTCGGAAATATCGGGGCGCTTGCCGGTAAGCCGGTTATGGAGGGCAAAGGCGTTTTGTTCAAGAGTTTTGCCGATATCGACGTTTTTGATATTGAACTGAATACCGAGGATCCGGATGAACTGATCCGTACCGTGCAACTGCTTGAGCCAACCTTTGGCGGCATCAACCTTGAAGATATCAAAGGCCCGGAGTGCTTCTACATTGAAGAAGAACTGCAAAAAACAATGAATATTCCGGTGTTTCATGATGACCAGCACGGAACCGCGATTATTGCCGCTGCCGGCATGATTAATGCCCTCGAGCTCGTTGAAAAGAAGATTGAAGACGTCAAGATTGTCTTTAACGGGGCCGGAGCCGCTGGTATTGCCTGCGCCAACCTTTTGATCTCCATGGGTATTAACAAAAACAACCTTGTCCTCTGTGACTCTAAAGGTGTCATATATAAAGGCCGCACTGTGGGTATGAATCCGTACAAGGAGCGTTTGGCTCTGGAGACGGATGCCCGTACCCTTGAAGATGCTATGAAAGGTGCGGATATTTTTTTCGGGGTTTCAGTTAAAGGGGCGCTTACCACCGACATGCTGCGCACCATGGCTAAAGATCCCATCGTTTTTGCCATGGCCAATCCTGATCCTGAAATCACTCCAAGCGATGCAAAAGCGGTGCGGGGTGATGTTATCATCGGCACCGGACGCTCTGACTACAATAACCAGGTAAACAATGTCCTGTGCTTTCCATTTCTTTTTCGTGGTGCTTTGGATACCCATGCCAGCGCCATTAATGAAGAGATGAAACTGGCGGCAGTCCATGCCCTTGCCCAATTGGCAAAAGAAGATGTTCCGGATTCGGTGCGCCGGGCTTACTGCAACAATGAAATTAAATTCGGGCGGGAATATCTTCTTCCCAAACCCTTTGATCCGCGGGTTTTGTTGCACATTGCACCCGCCGTTGCACAGGCCGCCATGGATTCCGGCGTCGCCCGTAAACCCATTCTTGACATGGAGAAATACGTAGAACATCTGGAAGCACTGCAGGGGCGCTCAAAAGAGATTATGCGTACCATAATCAACAAAGCGAAAGCAGCGCCTAAGCGGGTGGTTTTCCCGGAAGGCAATGAAGATAAAGTTCTGCGTTCGGTACAGGTGCTTCTGGATGAAAAAATTGCTACCCCGATTCTCATCGGCGACGAAAAAGTCATTCGCGAAAAAGCCAAAGCCCTCAATATTGATCTGCGCGACACGGAAATTATCAACCCCCGCAAAAGTGAAAAACTCGACATTTATGCGGAAATACTTTTTACCAAACGGCAACGCAAGGGCATGACACGCTATGATGCCCGCCGTCGTCTGCGGGAGGATAGAAATTATTTCGGCGCCGTCATGGTGGACCAAGGCGATGCGGATGCCCTGCTTTCCGGTATCAATGCCCATTATCCTGATGTCATCCTGCCGGCTCTGGAGGTGATTGGCAAAAAGGAAGGTTTGTCCAAAGTGCATGGATTGTATATGATGGTATTCAAAAAAAAGGTGGTCTTTTGTGCCGATACGACCGTTACCATTGAACCGACTGCAGAAGAGTTGGCCGAAACCGCCATCCTGGCTGCTGAACAGGCACAGCATTTTGATATCACACCACGTGTTGCCATGCTCTCCTTTTCCAACTTCGGCAGCGTCCAGCATCCACTAACCCTGAAAGTGAAAAAAGCAACTGCTTTGGTCAAGGAATGGGCACCGGAGCTGACGGTAGACGGGGAAATCCAGGCTAACGTCGCTTTAGACCCGGAAATTGTCAAAAATCAATATCCCTTCTCAAATCTCAAGGGAGACGCAAATATCTTTATCTTCCCAGACCTGCAATCAGGTAATATCACCTATAAAATGCTGGCCAAACTGGGGAGCGCTGTTGCTGTCGGCCCCATCCTCATGGGTATGAAGAAACCCATCCATGTGCTGCAGCGTGCAGATGATGTCTCAGATATTGTCAATATGGCGGCAGTGGCTGTCAATGAAGCCCAGATGAACGCGTTGGAATAA
- a CDS encoding branched-chain amino acid ABC transporter permease, with protein sequence MTDKNKYIWIEYLVFICAVSVFGLVTENTYYLQIMTFIGINTLLALGLNMLMGYTGQVSLGHAAFYGIGAYTTAILSGTYAINPWLALVCAVAAAVLIAFIVGLPTLRLSGYYLGMGTLGFGMIVNIAIREWADVTGGASGFVGIPMLEAGSLVFMSGASYYFLVWGIVLAAMIICRRLLASRTGRALRAIHDGENAAVAIGVNTHFLKLEIFMFSAALGAVAGFLYAHFVLFISPESFGFMFSIKIVTMVVIGGMASVWGALLGAAVLTLLPEVLHGFAEYEMIIFGLILMVVMIFMPQGLTRGIMDMIRTAGRART encoded by the coding sequence ATGACGGATAAAAATAAATATATCTGGATTGAATACCTGGTCTTTATCTGTGCGGTATCGGTCTTTGGACTTGTCACGGAAAACACCTATTATCTTCAGATCATGACCTTTATCGGGATCAACACCCTTTTGGCATTGGGTCTTAACATGCTTATGGGGTATACCGGCCAGGTCTCGCTAGGCCACGCCGCCTTTTACGGCATTGGGGCTTACACCACGGCCATCCTCTCCGGCACATACGCCATAAACCCCTGGCTGGCCCTGGTGTGCGCCGTGGCTGCCGCGGTACTCATTGCCTTTATTGTGGGATTGCCCACCCTGCGGCTTTCCGGCTATTATTTAGGGATGGGCACCCTTGGGTTCGGTATGATTGTCAATATCGCCATCCGGGAATGGGCCGACGTGACCGGCGGGGCATCGGGCTTTGTGGGAATACCCATGCTGGAGGCAGGCTCCCTGGTCTTCATGTCCGGGGCCAGTTACTATTTTCTTGTCTGGGGCATTGTGTTGGCCGCCATGATCATTTGCCGCAGGCTTCTTGCCTCCCGAACGGGCCGAGCGCTTCGGGCCATCCATGACGGAGAAAATGCCGCCGTTGCCATCGGCGTCAACACCCACTTTCTCAAACTTGAGATATTTATGTTTTCGGCCGCCCTGGGCGCGGTTGCCGGGTTCCTGTACGCCCATTTTGTCCTTTTTATCAGTCCTGAGTCATTCGGGTTCATGTTCTCCATAAAAATAGTCACCATGGTGGTGATCGGCGGCATGGCAAGCGTATGGGGGGCGCTTCTCGGTGCAGCCGTATTGACCCTTTTACCCGAAGTGCTCCACGGATTTGCCGAATATGAAATGATCATTTTCGGACTGATTTTAATGGTTGTCATGATATTCATGCCCCAGGGACTGACCCGGGGGATCATGGATATGATCCGGACAGCCGGGAGGGCCAGGACATGA
- a CDS encoding ABC transporter substrate-binding protein, whose product MKQKHLVLAVLVIILSMLPVSGAMAANVYKIGGIFSVTGRASFLGDPEKKTMEMMVEQINAAGGIDGHMLEAVIYDSEGDPAKAVSAVNKLIHKDKVIAIIGPSTTPTTLAIVNFTKRAKVPLISCAAGVKITTPVDPWVFKTAQSDLLAVTAVYQQMNAAGIKKIGILTVSNAYGESGKKQLLGQAEKFGIQVVLNESFGAKDTDTTPQLAKIKAAGPDAIVCWGTNPGPAVVAKNAKQLKIDIPLYQSHGVGSPKFIELAGDAANGNILPTGKILVTSLLDDSDPQKKVLEDYQKAYQNKFSGNVSGFGGYAYDAVNLLAGALKGSSGDKQKIRDNLEATKGYVGATGEFNFTPQDHNGLSPDAFVMVEIKNGTWTLLK is encoded by the coding sequence ATGAAACAAAAACACCTTGTACTTGCTGTACTTGTCATTATCCTATCGATGCTTCCGGTATCAGGGGCCATGGCGGCAAACGTTTACAAAATCGGAGGTATTTTCTCGGTTACCGGCAGGGCCTCGTTTTTGGGAGATCCTGAAAAGAAAACCATGGAAATGATGGTTGAACAGATCAATGCGGCCGGCGGCATTGACGGACATATGCTTGAGGCGGTGATTTATGATTCCGAAGGAGATCCTGCCAAAGCAGTCTCCGCCGTCAACAAGCTGATCCACAAAGACAAAGTCATCGCCATCATTGGTCCCTCCACCACCCCCACCACCCTTGCCATTGTTAATTTCACCAAGCGCGCCAAAGTGCCTTTGATCAGCTGTGCCGCAGGTGTCAAGATCACCACCCCGGTAGATCCCTGGGTATTCAAAACCGCCCAGAGTGATTTACTGGCCGTGACTGCCGTTTACCAGCAGATGAACGCCGCCGGTATAAAAAAAATAGGTATCCTCACGGTATCCAACGCCTATGGCGAAAGCGGAAAAAAACAGCTTTTGGGCCAGGCGGAAAAATTCGGCATCCAGGTGGTATTAAATGAAAGCTTTGGCGCCAAAGATACCGACACTACGCCCCAGCTGGCTAAAATCAAGGCAGCCGGTCCAGACGCCATTGTGTGCTGGGGAACCAATCCTGGGCCTGCCGTGGTGGCAAAAAATGCAAAACAGCTTAAAATAGACATCCCGCTGTACCAGAGCCACGGGGTGGGGTCACCCAAATTCATTGAACTGGCCGGGGATGCAGCCAACGGCAATATCCTGCCCACCGGCAAAATTTTAGTAACCAGCCTTCTGGATGATTCCGACCCCCAGAAAAAAGTACTTGAAGATTATCAAAAAGCCTATCAAAATAAATTTTCCGGAAACGTATCAGGGTTTGGCGGGTATGCCTATGATGCCGTGAACCTTCTGGCCGGCGCATTAAAAGGCAGCAGCGGAGACAAGCAAAAAATCCGGGACAACCTGGAAGCCACCAAGGGCTATGTGGGTGCCACGGGAGAATTTAACTTCACCCCCCAGGACCATAACGGTCTCTCCCCGGACGCCTTTGTCATGGTGGAGATCAAAAACGGCACTTGGACATTATTAAAATAG
- a CDS encoding branched-chain amino acid ABC transporter permease, with translation MQEIVQYLFSGITTGAVYAVIAVGLSMLYSSTELINFAHGEFVMIGALAMVTLWVRLGLPLPLAVACAVTAGCVLGLVFERLAIRTARNPQPITLIIITVGASIFLKGVAMIAWGKDPFSMPSFSSHESIEIFGAALLPQSIWIVTAALVLAGGIHLFLKQTLTGKAMVACAVNKKAAWLSGIPSEKMGILAFGISAGCGAVAGIFIAPITMSSYDMGTLLGIKGFCAAMIGGLGSLWGAFAGGLLLGILESLGAGLISSGLKDAIAFVLLLLILYIRPGGLFAAKDAKRF, from the coding sequence ATGCAGGAAATTGTCCAGTATCTGTTTTCAGGTATTACCACGGGCGCCGTATATGCCGTGATCGCCGTGGGGCTGTCCATGCTGTACAGCTCCACGGAATTGATCAATTTTGCCCATGGGGAGTTTGTCATGATCGGCGCCCTTGCCATGGTGACGCTGTGGGTGCGCTTAGGGCTTCCGCTCCCCCTGGCCGTGGCATGCGCCGTGACCGCCGGGTGTGTGTTAGGGCTGGTGTTTGAGCGGCTCGCCATCCGTACGGCCAGGAATCCCCAGCCAATTACCCTGATCATTATTACGGTGGGGGCAAGTATCTTCCTGAAAGGTGTGGCCATGATTGCCTGGGGAAAAGATCCGTTCAGCATGCCCTCTTTTTCCAGCCATGAATCCATTGAAATTTTTGGTGCCGCCCTTCTACCCCAGAGCATCTGGATCGTCACCGCGGCCTTGGTGCTTGCAGGCGGCATCCATCTGTTCCTGAAACAAACACTCACCGGCAAAGCCATGGTGGCCTGTGCCGTCAACAAAAAGGCGGCCTGGTTGTCGGGCATCCCGTCTGAAAAAATGGGAATTTTGGCCTTTGGCATCAGCGCCGGCTGCGGTGCGGTGGCAGGAATCTTCATTGCCCCCATTACCATGAGTTCCTATGACATGGGCACACTCCTGGGGATTAAAGGATTTTGTGCCGCCATGATCGGTGGGCTTGGCAGTCTGTGGGGGGCCTTTGCCGGGGGATTGCTTCTGGGCATCCTGGAATCTTTGGGTGCGGGCCTTATCTCATCGGGTCTGAAGGATGCCATAGCTTTTGTGCTCCTGCTTCTGATTCTTTACATCCGGCCGGGCGGACTGTTCGCGGCCAAAGATGCCAAGCGGTTTTAA